In a genomic window of Arachnia rubra:
- a CDS encoding UDP-glucose dehydrogenase family protein, which translates to MRIAVIGCGYLGAVHAACMTKIGHDVTGLDTDQEKAERLARGEAPFHEPGFPELLAQGVASGRLTFTTDPERIAGAELVFIGVGTPQLPGRLGADLSQVDAAVDTIIRYVVPRPGSAALVAGKSTVPVGTAQRVAEQLAGSGRDLLLAWNPEFLREGHAVTDTLRPDRIVYGLPRDRATGERAKALLDECYAPMLAAGTPLVVADYPTAELVKVAANAFLATKISFINAMAELCDATGGDVTRLAEAIGHDDRIGPKFLQAGIGFGGGCLPKDLRAFMARAGELGVDQALTFLREVDAINQRRRDHAVTLTERAVGGRLAGRKVTVLGITFKPDTDDLRDSPALDITSRLWARGAEVRVVDPAAGPELRRRQPEMQVCDTVEEAVAGADAVLLLTPWQEFLSLDPVRLREIVASPAIIDGRNALNPKLWQDSGWRYYGMGREVPAW; encoded by the coding sequence ATGCGGATTGCAGTGATCGGTTGCGGCTATCTCGGAGCGGTGCACGCGGCGTGCATGACTAAGATCGGCCACGACGTGACGGGCCTCGACACCGACCAGGAGAAGGCGGAGCGCCTGGCCCGGGGGGAGGCACCCTTCCACGAGCCGGGGTTCCCGGAACTGCTCGCCCAGGGAGTGGCCTCGGGCCGGCTCACGTTCACCACCGACCCGGAGCGGATCGCCGGCGCTGAGCTGGTGTTCATTGGCGTCGGCACCCCGCAGCTGCCAGGTCGGCTCGGCGCCGACCTCAGCCAGGTCGATGCCGCCGTCGACACCATCATCCGGTACGTCGTCCCGCGTCCGGGGTCCGCGGCGCTGGTGGCGGGAAAGTCGACGGTGCCGGTCGGCACCGCCCAGCGAGTCGCAGAACAACTGGCGGGCAGCGGCAGGGACCTGTTGCTGGCGTGGAACCCCGAGTTCCTCCGCGAGGGCCACGCGGTGACCGACACCCTCCGCCCCGACCGCATCGTCTACGGCCTGCCGCGGGACCGTGCCACCGGCGAGCGGGCCAAGGCCCTCCTGGACGAGTGCTACGCCCCTATGCTCGCCGCGGGGACTCCCCTGGTGGTGGCGGATTACCCCACCGCCGAGCTGGTGAAGGTGGCGGCAAACGCCTTCCTGGCGACGAAGATCTCCTTCATCAACGCCATGGCCGAGCTGTGCGACGCTACCGGCGGGGACGTCACCCGCCTGGCCGAGGCCATCGGCCACGACGACCGGATCGGCCCGAAGTTCCTGCAGGCCGGCATCGGTTTCGGCGGCGGCTGCCTCCCCAAGGATCTGCGCGCCTTCATGGCGCGGGCCGGGGAGCTGGGCGTCGACCAGGCCCTCACCTTCCTGCGTGAGGTGGACGCCATCAACCAGCGCCGCCGCGACCACGCCGTCACACTGACGGAGCGGGCCGTCGGGGGACGGCTGGCCGGACGGAAGGTGACGGTGCTCGGCATCACCTTCAAACCGGACACCGACGACCTGCGCGACTCCCCCGCCCTCGACATCACCTCGCGGCTGTGGGCGCGCGGCGCAGAGGTCCGGGTCGTGGACCCTGCTGCCGGTCCCGAGCTACGGCGGCGCCAGCCGGAGATGCAGGTCTGCGACACCGTCGAGGAGGCGGTGGCGGGGGCGGACGCGGTCCTGCTGCTCACCCCCTGGCAGGAGTTCCTTTCCCTGGACCCGGTAAGGCTGAGAGAAATCGTCGCCTCCCCTGCCATCATCGACGGGCGTAATGCACTCAACCCGAAACTATGGCAGGATTCCGGCTGGAGGTATTACGGAATGGGTCGCGAAGTCCCGGCCTGGTGA
- a CDS encoding HU family DNA-binding protein: MTKRELIQAIAAKAGLTNAQAEAALDAFGAVITEALVADKKVQLPGVFTAATTQRAEREGRNPATGEAMTIPARRVAKFTPATALKNAL; the protein is encoded by the coding sequence ATGACTAAGCGTGAACTGATCCAGGCCATAGCGGCCAAGGCGGGGCTCACCAACGCACAGGCCGAGGCCGCGCTTGATGCCTTCGGTGCCGTTATCACTGAGGCTCTCGTCGCCGACAAGAAGGTGCAGCTTCCCGGCGTTTTCACCGCCGCCACCACCCAGCGCGCCGAGCGCGAGGGCCGCAACCCCGCTACCGGCGAAGCCATGACTATTCCGGCTCGCCGTGTCGCGAAGTTCACCCCGGCCACGGCTCTCAAGAACGCACTCTGA
- a CDS encoding Gfo/Idh/MocA family protein: MSNLRAGLIGLGMMGRHHARNLRAIDGVDLVAVADAQGDPHGVAEGLPVLPGIEALLEQNLDYVVIAAPTMYHKEIGLKVAEAGVHALIEKPLAKTFEDAQRLAKAFAAQGLVGAVGHIERYNPALQELRRRLEAGELGDLYQICTRRQGPFPARIADVGVIKDLASHDIDLTAWVTQRDYELVAARTMFKAGREYEDMVSATCQLSGSLMSNHLVNWLTPTKERLTLVTGEKGMFIADTLTADLTFYANGQIQTTWDDIAQFRGVSEGDVTRFAIAKPEPLRTEHENFRDAVLGQASDIVTLEQGAQVVRVCEAMIESAATNQFVDVR, encoded by the coding sequence ATGAGCAATCTTCGTGCGGGGCTGATCGGCCTCGGAATGATGGGGCGGCACCACGCCCGTAACCTGCGCGCCATCGACGGGGTCGACCTCGTCGCTGTCGCCGATGCCCAGGGCGATCCGCATGGCGTCGCCGAGGGGCTTCCCGTCCTTCCTGGCATCGAGGCCCTGCTGGAGCAGAACCTCGACTACGTCGTGATCGCGGCGCCGACGATGTACCACAAGGAGATCGGCCTCAAAGTGGCCGAGGCCGGCGTGCATGCGCTCATCGAGAAGCCGCTGGCGAAGACCTTCGAGGACGCCCAGCGTCTCGCCAAGGCCTTCGCCGCCCAGGGGCTTGTCGGGGCCGTCGGCCACATCGAGCGCTACAACCCTGCGCTGCAGGAGCTGCGGCGGCGCCTGGAGGCGGGCGAGCTGGGTGACCTGTACCAGATCTGCACCCGGCGGCAGGGCCCGTTCCCGGCTCGCATCGCGGACGTTGGCGTGATCAAGGACCTGGCGTCCCACGACATCGACCTGACCGCCTGGGTCACGCAGCGCGACTACGAGCTGGTGGCAGCCCGCACCATGTTCAAGGCGGGACGCGAGTACGAGGACATGGTCTCGGCCACCTGCCAGCTGTCGGGCAGCCTCATGTCTAACCACCTTGTCAACTGGCTGACCCCCACCAAGGAACGGCTGACGCTCGTCACCGGCGAGAAGGGCATGTTCATCGCGGACACCCTCACCGCGGACCTGACGTTCTACGCCAACGGCCAGATCCAGACGACCTGGGACGACATCGCCCAGTTCCGCGGCGTCTCGGAGGGCGACGTCACCCGGTTCGCCATCGCGAAGCCGGAGCCGCTGCGCACTGAGCACGAGAACTTCCGCGACGCGGTCCTCGGGCAGGCCTCTGACATCGTCACCCTGGAGCAGGGCGCCCAGGTGGTGCGGGTCTGTGAGGCGATGATCGAGTCGGCCGCGACGAACCAGTTCGTGGATGTCCGGTGA
- a CDS encoding DegT/DnrJ/EryC1/StrS family aminotransferase: MTQSFIPPAKPIIGEEERAAVDRVLRSGMIAQGPEVAAFETEFSDHFKLGRACVAVNSGTSGLHLGLLSCGIGAGDEVIVPSFTFAATANSVALTGATPVFADIAADDFTLDPASVEASITEHTKAIMPVHLYGHPAKMDKLRAIADSHGLLLFEDAAQAHGASLNGTPVGAFGEFAMFSLYPTKNMTSGEGGMVSCSDATIERNVRLYRNQGMLQQYHNEVVGLNNRMTDIHAAIGRVQLTKVDGWTKTRQENAAFLSANLESVTPPPTLDGAVHVFHQYTVRVPEDRDGLAKALKEEYQVGSGMFYPVPNHRLKPFQSPVELPETERAAQECLSLPVHPSLTQEDLERIVAAVNALAKAGA, translated from the coding sequence ATGACCCAGTCCTTCATCCCCCCAGCCAAGCCGATCATCGGTGAGGAGGAACGCGCCGCCGTCGACCGTGTGCTGCGTTCCGGCATGATCGCGCAGGGCCCCGAGGTGGCTGCCTTCGAGACCGAGTTCTCCGACCACTTCAAGCTCGGCCGCGCCTGCGTCGCCGTGAACTCGGGAACCTCCGGCCTGCATCTCGGCCTGCTGTCCTGCGGCATCGGTGCCGGTGACGAGGTGATCGTGCCGTCGTTCACGTTCGCCGCGACCGCGAACTCCGTCGCCCTGACCGGCGCCACCCCGGTGTTCGCGGACATCGCCGCCGACGACTTCACCCTCGACCCAGCCTCCGTCGAGGCCTCCATCACCGAGCACACCAAGGCCATCATGCCGGTACACCTGTATGGTCACCCGGCCAAGATGGACAAGCTGCGCGCCATCGCCGACTCGCATGGCCTGCTGCTGTTCGAGGACGCCGCCCAGGCTCATGGTGCGTCGCTGAACGGCACCCCGGTCGGTGCCTTCGGCGAGTTCGCGATGTTCTCGCTGTACCCCACCAAGAACATGACCTCCGGTGAGGGCGGCATGGTCTCCTGTTCCGACGCCACCATTGAGCGCAACGTCCGCCTGTACCGCAACCAGGGGATGCTGCAGCAGTACCACAACGAGGTCGTCGGCTTGAACAACCGCATGACCGACATCCACGCCGCCATCGGCCGCGTGCAGCTGACGAAGGTCGACGGCTGGACGAAGACCCGCCAGGAAAACGCCGCGTTCCTGTCCGCGAACCTGGAGAGCGTCACCCCGCCACCCACCCTCGACGGCGCCGTCCACGTCTTCCACCAGTACACCGTCCGCGTCCCCGAGGATCGCGACGGCCTGGCGAAAGCCCTCAAGGAGGAATACCAGGTTGGTTCCGGCATGTTCTACCCCGTGCCGAACCACCGCCTGAAGCCGTTCCAGTCGCCGGTCGAGCTGCCGGAGACCGAGCGCGCCGCCCAGGAATGCCTGTCGCTGCCGGTGCATCCGTCGCTCACGCAGGAGGACCTGGAACGCATCGTCGCGGCCGTCAACGCCCTGGCCAAGGCAGGTGCATGA
- a CDS encoding acyltransferase has product MPEPRILPSADLDDGVDIGDGSSIWHLAQVRGGAEIGENVIVGRGAYIGSGVHVGDNCKIQNYALVYEPAQLEDGVFVGPAAVLTNDTFPRAVNPDGTSKSAHDWESVGVTLRRGCSVGARAVCVAPVTIGEWATVAAGSVVTRDVPAYALVAGVPARRIKWVGRSGFPLEETGPNTFRDPHTGDEFEQVGETLNLVKETR; this is encoded by the coding sequence ATGCCTGAACCACGAATCCTTCCGTCGGCGGACCTGGACGACGGCGTCGACATCGGCGACGGGTCCTCCATCTGGCATCTCGCCCAGGTGAGGGGCGGGGCCGAGATCGGCGAGAACGTGATTGTAGGGCGGGGAGCCTACATAGGCAGTGGGGTTCACGTCGGGGACAACTGCAAGATCCAGAACTACGCTCTCGTCTACGAGCCTGCCCAGCTGGAGGACGGGGTGTTCGTCGGCCCGGCAGCGGTGCTCACCAACGACACCTTTCCGCGCGCCGTGAACCCCGACGGCACCTCCAAGAGCGCCCACGACTGGGAGTCCGTCGGGGTGACCCTGAGGCGCGGCTGCTCGGTCGGTGCGCGCGCCGTCTGTGTCGCGCCTGTGACGATCGGCGAATGGGCGACGGTCGCCGCTGGTTCCGTCGTCACCCGTGACGTTCCCGCCTACGCGCTGGTCGCCGGTGTCCCGGCCCGCCGCATCAAGTGGGTGGGCCGCTCCGGTTTCCCGCTGGAGGAGACCGGCCCCAACACCTTCCGTGACCCGCACACCGGCGACGAGTTCGAGCAGGTGGGCGAGACCCTCAACCTCGTAAAGGAAACCCGATGA
- the meaB gene encoding methylmalonyl Co-A mutase-associated GTPase MeaB: MRNLNVAELAAKVVEGSRGHVAKAITLVESTKPEHRAQAHELLQLINPHTGKAFRVGVSGVPGAGKSTFINAMGVKLIDEYQHQVAVLAVDPSSTRTGGSILGDRTRMGDLANRSEAFVRPSPSAGHLGGVARATRESMLVLEAAGYDVVMVETVGVGQSEVAVAGMVDTFLFLHVARTGDQLQGIKRGILELADVISITKADGDNEGEARVSARELSIAMKLISSDETKRRAPVLTCSSYTGAGLDDVWAAVTKHRADLEQDGELAGRRRAQQRAWLWNMVEQEIIQSLRTSPEVRQVAERVEADLAAERVSAVEGATDILDAFARTFHAPASHTPASH; this comes from the coding sequence ATGCGGAATCTCAATGTGGCGGAGCTGGCGGCCAAGGTCGTTGAGGGGTCCAGGGGGCATGTGGCGAAGGCCATCACCCTGGTGGAATCAACGAAACCGGAGCATCGCGCGCAGGCACACGAGCTCCTGCAGCTGATCAATCCCCACACCGGGAAAGCTTTCCGGGTCGGTGTCTCCGGGGTGCCGGGCGCGGGCAAGTCGACTTTCATCAACGCGATGGGCGTCAAGCTGATCGACGAGTACCAGCACCAGGTCGCAGTGCTGGCCGTCGACCCGTCGTCGACGCGCACCGGCGGCTCCATCCTCGGGGACCGCACCCGCATGGGTGACCTCGCCAACCGGTCTGAGGCCTTCGTCCGCCCGTCCCCATCGGCGGGCCACCTGGGCGGTGTCGCCCGCGCGACGCGGGAGTCGATGCTGGTGCTGGAGGCCGCGGGCTACGACGTCGTGATGGTGGAGACCGTGGGCGTCGGACAGTCAGAGGTGGCGGTCGCCGGCATGGTCGACACCTTCCTGTTCCTGCATGTCGCCCGTACCGGCGACCAGCTACAGGGCATCAAACGCGGCATCCTGGAGCTGGCCGATGTGATCTCCATCACCAAGGCCGACGGCGACAACGAGGGCGAGGCCCGGGTGTCGGCCCGGGAGCTCAGCATCGCGATGAAGCTGATCTCCAGCGACGAGACGAAGCGGCGCGCCCCCGTCCTGACGTGCTCCTCATACACCGGCGCAGGCCTGGACGATGTCTGGGCCGCGGTCACCAAGCACCGCGCCGACCTGGAGCAGGACGGCGAGCTCGCGGGCCGGCGCAGGGCGCAGCAGCGCGCCTGGCTGTGGAACATGGTGGAGCAGGAGATCATTCAGTCGCTGCGGACCTCCCCAGAGGTCCGTCAGGTCGCCGAGCGCGTCGAGGCCGATCTCGCGGCGGAGCGGGTCAGCGCCGTTGAGGGCGCCACGGACATCCTCGATGCCTTCGCCCGCACCTTTCACGCCCCTGCGTCTCATACCCCCGCCTCACACTGA
- a CDS encoding FhaA domain-containing protein — translation MGVFDRAEKRIGAAVDKVFARAFKGDVQPVEIAAGIQRELDSEAKLLSRDKRLVPNVFTVSLSPHDYNRLFPYTKTLNAEIIPGLREHAAERSYVFSGPIQILYMLEQSLPTGQFRIASQAIASAPDQPPAPRPRASQQLVLEVGGVRHPLVPPGLVIGRGSSADLRVNDPGVSRRHAMISVSGPLENRTIRIEDLGSTNGIVVDGSRVQTAQLRDGSRIEIGNTRMLVHSPSEA, via the coding sequence ATGGGCGTGTTCGACCGCGCTGAGAAGAGGATCGGCGCTGCCGTTGACAAGGTTTTCGCCCGTGCCTTCAAGGGCGACGTGCAGCCTGTCGAGATCGCGGCGGGCATCCAGCGGGAGCTGGACTCCGAGGCCAAACTGTTGAGCCGTGACAAGCGACTGGTGCCGAATGTGTTCACCGTGTCCCTCTCCCCTCATGACTACAACAGGTTGTTCCCCTACACCAAGACGCTGAACGCGGAGATCATCCCAGGGCTCAGGGAGCACGCGGCAGAGCGGTCGTATGTCTTCAGTGGCCCCATCCAGATCCTCTACATGCTGGAGCAGAGCCTGCCGACGGGTCAGTTCCGGATCGCCAGCCAGGCCATCGCGTCTGCCCCCGACCAGCCGCCCGCGCCCAGGCCGCGGGCCTCGCAGCAACTGGTGCTCGAGGTCGGCGGGGTAAGGCATCCCCTGGTGCCGCCAGGCCTGGTGATCGGACGCGGCTCCAGCGCGGATCTGCGCGTCAACGATCCCGGGGTGTCGCGCCGCCACGCCATGATCTCGGTCTCCGGCCCGCTGGAGAACCGCACCATACGCATCGAGGATCTCGGGTCCACCAACGGGATCGTCGTCGACGGCTCGCGCGTCCAGACCGCGCAGCTGCGCGACGGCTCCCGCATCGAGATCGGCAACACGAGGATGCTGGTGCATTCGCCTTCGGAGGCGTGA
- a CDS encoding FHA domain-containing protein FhaB/FipA, which yields MSDLIAAAIKIVFLALLWLFIGIVADVIRKDMFGRKVSASDLPATELAPVRRGRSKRQPTRFAITQGAQQGLSVPLEPTINLGRTSDSTILLDDDYASSRHAQLVQRDPETWMVTDLGSTNGTYVNGKRITEPTPLTVNDILRIGRTMMRLEV from the coding sequence ATGTCGGATCTCATCGCGGCGGCAATCAAGATCGTCTTCCTTGCCCTGCTCTGGCTCTTCATCGGCATAGTCGCCGACGTGATCCGCAAGGACATGTTCGGGCGGAAGGTCTCGGCCTCCGACCTGCCCGCGACCGAGCTGGCGCCGGTACGCCGCGGCCGGTCGAAACGCCAGCCCACCCGGTTCGCTATCACGCAGGGCGCGCAGCAGGGCCTGTCGGTGCCCCTGGAGCCGACGATCAACCTGGGCCGCACCTCCGACTCCACTATCCTGCTCGACGACGACTACGCGTCGTCGCGTCACGCCCAGCTGGTGCAGCGTGACCCGGAGACCTGGATGGTCACCGACCTGGGCTCCACCAACGGGACCTACGTCAACGGCAAACGCATCACCGAGCCCACGCCGCTGACGGTGAACGACATCCTGCGAATCGGCCGCACCATGATGAGACTGGAGGTGTGA
- a CDS encoding PP2C family protein-serine/threonine phosphatase, whose protein sequence is MQAFSLDFRIHSEVGRVRKNNQDAAFASPNLLLVADGMGGAAAGDLASAVAAREASDGDRRLGNEHLVEHMAGIMQRANDKLSDLIENDPELDGMGTTFSGAAFSGTMLGIAHIGDSRGYLLRDGELRQLTHDHSWVQSLIDEGRITPEQAATHPHRSLILKVLNGSGDTEPDFFELEPKEDDRLLFCSDGLSGLMTEADLKRLMALDDLDECVSRLAALANEHGGHDNISMVLARVVPQDDALDAAPSQLAGSALERTIPSITRGEDKGQGYPEPEKPPEDPDHDSLEQARYAPQESKHRWPTALAAILAGVIVVGAAFWGVKVYSSTRYFIADADGQIGIYNGLPGALLGYRMNQLIERRNTLISDLPVFYQRQVTNTIAVADLQAAGETADVLDGYATRCAAARQQRRGAEATPPPDSLPTVALPTETTATTETAATAEASPLPNSTEQANYPTMLAPMTPTSTEEANPEAC, encoded by the coding sequence ATGCAGGCGTTCTCCCTCGACTTCCGCATCCACTCCGAGGTGGGGCGTGTCCGCAAGAACAACCAGGATGCAGCCTTTGCCAGCCCCAACCTGCTTCTCGTCGCCGACGGCATGGGCGGGGCGGCGGCGGGTGACCTTGCCTCGGCCGTCGCGGCGAGGGAGGCCAGCGACGGCGACCGCCGTCTCGGCAACGAGCACCTCGTGGAGCACATGGCGGGCATCATGCAGCGCGCCAACGACAAGCTGTCCGACCTGATCGAGAACGACCCGGAGCTGGACGGGATGGGAACCACCTTCTCGGGTGCCGCATTCTCGGGCACGATGCTGGGCATCGCACACATCGGCGACTCACGCGGCTATCTGCTGCGCGACGGCGAGCTGAGGCAACTGACCCACGACCACTCCTGGGTGCAGTCGCTGATCGACGAGGGCCGCATCACCCCGGAGCAAGCCGCCACCCACCCGCACCGGTCGCTGATCCTCAAGGTCCTCAATGGGTCCGGGGACACGGAACCGGACTTCTTCGAGCTGGAGCCGAAGGAGGACGACCGGCTGCTGTTCTGCTCCGACGGCCTGTCGGGGCTGATGACCGAGGCAGACCTGAAGAGACTGATGGCCCTCGACGATCTCGACGAGTGCGTCTCCCGTCTCGCGGCGCTGGCGAACGAGCACGGCGGCCACGACAACATCTCCATGGTGCTGGCGCGCGTGGTCCCGCAGGACGACGCGCTCGACGCGGCCCCGTCGCAGCTGGCCGGGTCTGCCCTGGAGCGCACGATCCCGAGCATCACGCGCGGCGAGGACAAGGGGCAGGGCTACCCCGAGCCGGAGAAGCCACCCGAGGACCCGGACCACGACTCCCTGGAACAGGCCCGGTACGCCCCGCAGGAGAGCAAGCACCGCTGGCCCACCGCACTGGCGGCGATCCTCGCGGGGGTGATCGTCGTGGGAGCTGCCTTCTGGGGAGTGAAGGTGTACAGCTCAACTCGTTATTTCATAGCCGACGCCGACGGGCAGATCGGCATCTACAACGGTCTTCCGGGCGCGTTGCTCGGCTACCGGATGAATCAACTCATCGAGCGCCGCAATACGCTCATATCGGACCTGCCCGTGTTCTATCAGCGGCAGGTCACAAACACGATTGCTGTCGCCGACCTCCAGGCGGCCGGCGAGACGGCAGATGTCCTGGACGGCTATGCGACGCGCTGCGCGGCCGCGCGCCAGCAGCGGCGCGGCGCGGAGGCGACACCGCCACCCGACAGCCTGCCGACCGTGGCCCTGCCGACGGAGACGACAGCGACTACGGAGACGGCAGCAACTGCCGAGGCCAGCCCGCTGCCGAACTCCACGGAGCAGGCGAACTACCCGACGATGCTGGCGCCGATGACTCCCACGTCCACCGAAGAAGCAAATCCTGAGGCCTGCTGA
- a CDS encoding FtsW/RodA/SpoVE family cell cycle protein, whose protein sequence is MSVVQQPSATGEYIIFRQRRGVELALTLAACTFGLVGWVVSYLNLRGSLPPELIPGTIIWFALALGAHAIVRWRIPYADPVILPVVFLLNGLGLAMIARLDLAKNAHAATNQIIWTGLGIALFAAVVFWLRDHRRLQRFPYLLFLGGLLMLILPLVPLVGRELNGARIWIGVGPFSFQPAEVAKILLALAFAAYFYEKRDLLALAGRRFIGLEFPRARDLGPIAVMWLLSLAIMVFQNDLGTALLFFGLFTFMIYVATQRPAWPILAGIAFVIAGLLAYNFTNHVPRRVNSWLNPFSDYDGNYQIIQAQFGFAWGGLFGRGWGQGSPWLTPMNESDFIAASLAEEIGIVGLMAIVLMYGFIVARGMKTALTCPDGFGKLLAGGLAFTFAVQVFSIIGGITRLLPLTGLTTPFMSQGGSSLIANWMIIGILMVISHRARMPQRATATPQELLTPAQSTAVIAK, encoded by the coding sequence ATGTCCGTCGTCCAACAGCCCTCAGCAACGGGCGAATACATCATCTTCCGGCAGCGGCGCGGCGTCGAGCTCGCGCTGACGCTGGCAGCATGCACCTTCGGGCTGGTCGGCTGGGTCGTCTCCTACCTGAACCTGCGGGGCTCGCTGCCACCCGAGCTGATCCCGGGGACCATCATCTGGTTCGCGCTGGCCTTGGGCGCCCACGCCATCGTCAGGTGGCGGATCCCCTACGCGGATCCCGTGATCCTTCCCGTGGTGTTCCTGCTGAACGGGCTCGGCCTGGCGATGATCGCCCGCCTCGACCTAGCGAAGAATGCGCACGCGGCCACAAACCAGATCATCTGGACGGGGCTCGGGATCGCGCTGTTCGCCGCGGTCGTGTTCTGGTTGCGTGATCACCGCCGGCTCCAGCGGTTCCCGTACCTGCTGTTCCTGGGTGGCCTGCTGATGCTGATCCTGCCCCTGGTGCCGCTGGTCGGACGTGAGCTGAACGGCGCCCGGATCTGGATCGGGGTGGGCCCGTTCAGCTTCCAGCCGGCTGAGGTGGCCAAGATCCTCCTGGCGCTGGCTTTCGCCGCTTATTTCTACGAGAAACGCGACCTGCTGGCCCTCGCTGGGAGGCGCTTCATCGGCCTGGAGTTCCCCCGGGCCCGTGACCTCGGGCCCATCGCGGTGATGTGGCTGCTGTCGCTGGCGATCATGGTCTTCCAGAACGACCTCGGAACCGCGCTGCTGTTCTTCGGCCTGTTCACGTTCATGATCTACGTGGCGACGCAGCGGCCAGCCTGGCCGATCCTGGCGGGGATCGCATTCGTCATAGCCGGCCTGCTGGCCTACAACTTCACCAACCACGTGCCGCGCCGCGTCAACTCCTGGCTCAACCCGTTCAGCGACTACGACGGCAACTACCAGATCATCCAGGCGCAGTTCGGCTTCGCCTGGGGTGGGTTGTTCGGCCGCGGCTGGGGGCAGGGATCACCCTGGCTGACGCCGATGAACGAAAGCGACTTCATAGCCGCTAGCCTGGCCGAGGAGATCGGGATCGTGGGCCTGATGGCGATCGTGCTGATGTACGGGTTCATCGTGGCCCGTGGCATGAAGACCGCCCTGACCTGCCCCGACGGCTTCGGCAAGCTCCTCGCGGGCGGGCTGGCGTTCACGTTCGCGGTACAGGTGTTCTCGATCATCGGCGGCATCACGCGGCTGCTGCCGCTGACCGGCCTGACCACACCCTTCATGTCGCAGGGTGGTTCCTCTCTGATCGCGAACTGGATGATCATCGGGATCCTGATGGTGATCTCCCACCGGGCACGCATGCCTCAGCGTGCCACGGCCACCCCGCAGGAGTTGCTGACTCCTGCCCAGTCGACGGCGGTGATTGCAAAATGA